In Desulfonatronum thioautotrophicum, a genomic segment contains:
- a CDS encoding FtsB family cell division protein: MHWIRLLCLLLLLLNGFLVWKLLAPDQGLESYQELRQRRDVLVTQIAATEEINLDLSREIRRLTTDHEYVASVIRVEMHYLRPNEVLYIPQNDTFRRLP, encoded by the coding sequence ATGCATTGGATTCGCCTGCTCTGCTTGCTGCTGTTGCTGCTCAACGGTTTTCTGGTTTGGAAACTTCTGGCCCCTGACCAGGGCTTGGAGTCATACCAGGAGCTGCGACAGCGCCGGGATGTGCTGGTAACGCAGATCGCCGCCACGGAGGAGATCAATCTGGATCTGAGCCGTGAAATCCGCCGCCTGACCACGGACCACGAATACGTGGCCAGCGTAATCCGCGTGGAAATGCATTATCTGCGGCCCAACGAGGTGCTCTATATCCCGCAAAACGATACCTTCCGGAGGCTGCCGTGA
- a CDS encoding tetratricopeptide repeat protein: MTEKIAWLEEVLRLEPNSKLFFSLAQAYLREQRALDAVATLRKGLAFHPEHLEARLLLIDCLSHPEISVAEEQESRQGPPPELVSLIASLSSHPRFWRTWADTCREQGRADLAVTLDLLAIQVSDGPVSWGSLLEEGLRAVTGQLPKGRVATGWISEAAHPATPPMPTEASPPASPPVSPPVSPPDTLAADDADPLTSLASAPQSPPDVAPGTAFEAPSHDSLAPEQEQEPPSDSGLSPVDQYDPEVVDEWTTEPSDAIQSTPLDVPEPQAEVIPAAPQAAQAVEGATDPVSLEEQLTEGERHYYETKTYADLLAKQGEHDEALDLYAKLLQTSPDDEQRQDIRTRIAELQERIAGKIREESTLQEPNPDEPGSTPGQTASTTGESVTSSPQRPAAKTTSTKKTLQKLAQRLESRAGH; the protein is encoded by the coding sequence GTGACCGAAAAAATTGCTTGGCTCGAGGAAGTGCTGCGCCTGGAACCCAATTCCAAACTGTTTTTTTCTCTGGCCCAGGCGTACCTGCGGGAGCAGCGAGCCCTGGACGCCGTGGCGACTTTGCGCAAAGGGCTGGCCTTTCACCCAGAGCACCTGGAAGCCCGTCTGCTCTTGATCGACTGTCTCTCCCACCCAGAAATCTCCGTAGCGGAAGAGCAGGAGAGCCGTCAGGGACCACCTCCGGAGTTGGTCTCCCTCATTGCCTCCCTCTCGTCCCATCCCCGTTTCTGGAGAACATGGGCTGATACGTGCAGGGAACAGGGGCGCGCCGACCTTGCCGTGACCCTGGACCTGCTGGCCATCCAGGTCAGCGACGGACCCGTCTCCTGGGGATCTCTCCTGGAAGAGGGCCTGCGAGCCGTGACCGGCCAACTGCCCAAGGGGCGCGTCGCCACCGGGTGGATTTCCGAGGCAGCTCATCCCGCCACCCCGCCAATGCCCACTGAGGCATCACCGCCGGCATCACCACCAGTATCGCCACCAGTATCGCCACCGGATACTCTCGCGGCTGATGATGCTGACCCGCTAACTTCATTGGCATCCGCACCGCAATCACCACCCGACGTGGCTCCCGGAACTGCTTTCGAAGCACCTTCCCACGATTCTTTGGCCCCTGAACAGGAACAGGAACCACCCTCCGACTCCGGATTATCTCCTGTGGACCAGTACGATCCAGAGGTCGTGGACGAATGGACAACAGAACCATCCGACGCGATCCAGTCCACGCCACTGGACGTTCCTGAACCCCAGGCCGAAGTCATTCCAGCTGCCCCCCAAGCTGCCCAGGCCGTTGAGGGCGCCACCGACCCGGTGAGTCTGGAGGAACAGCTCACCGAGGGAGAACGGCACTATTACGAGACAAAAACCTATGCCGATCTGCTGGCCAAGCAGGGAGAGCACGACGAGGCCCTGGATTTGTATGCCAAGCTGCTACAAACCTCTCCGGACGACGAGCAACGTCAGGATATACGGACCCGAATCGCGGAACTTCAGGAACGGATTGCCGGAAAAATCCGAGAGGAATCAACGCTTCAAGAGCCGAATCCCGACGAGCCGGGCAGCACTCCGGGCCAAACGGCGTCAACCACGGGGGAGTCCGTCACATCCTCCCCACAAAGGCCCGCAGCCAAGACCACTTCCACAAAGAAAACCCTGCAAAAACTTGCTCAGCGCCTGGAATCTCGGGCCGGACACTGA
- the fbp gene encoding class 1 fructose-bisphosphatase codes for MPQITVIEHLLFHQKESPMATGRFTRLLSEMILSGKIINQEVNKAGLAEILGMTGETNIQGEKVRKLDEFANRVLVHRLQRAGVLCALASEENADLIPIPADCPQGDYILIFDPLDGSSNIDANVSIGTIFSIFRRTSPCGEPVSMADILQKGTQQVAAGYIIYGSSTMLVYTTGKGVHGFTLDPSIGEFLLSHPDIQIPERGKIYSANEGYRHYWDQPTCRALDYFKDPNNDSGRVYRSRYIGSLVADFHRNLLYGGIFLYPADSKDPSHPHGKLRLMCEANPLALIVEQAGGMATDGINRILEIQPDKLHQRVPLVIGSKQDVLKVREILQAD; via the coding sequence ATGCCCCAGATCACGGTCATTGAGCATCTGCTGTTCCACCAAAAGGAATCCCCCATGGCCACGGGCCGATTCACCCGTCTGCTCTCGGAAATGATCCTCTCCGGAAAGATCATCAACCAGGAGGTGAACAAGGCCGGATTGGCGGAAATACTGGGAATGACCGGGGAGACCAACATCCAGGGCGAAAAGGTGCGCAAGCTGGATGAGTTTGCCAACCGGGTTCTGGTGCACCGTCTCCAGCGGGCCGGGGTGCTGTGCGCCCTGGCTTCAGAGGAAAATGCCGACCTGATTCCCATCCCCGCTGACTGCCCCCAGGGTGACTACATCCTGATTTTCGACCCACTGGACGGCTCGTCCAACATTGACGCCAACGTCAGCATCGGCACGATTTTTTCCATTTTCCGCCGTACCAGCCCTTGCGGGGAGCCGGTTTCCATGGCCGATATTCTGCAAAAAGGCACCCAGCAGGTGGCCGCCGGGTACATTATCTACGGATCATCCACCATGCTTGTTTACACCACGGGCAAAGGGGTGCACGGCTTCACCCTGGACCCCAGTATTGGTGAATTCCTGCTTTCCCATCCGGATATCCAAATTCCGGAACGGGGCAAAATCTACTCTGCCAACGAAGGCTACCGACACTACTGGGACCAGCCGACATGCAGAGCCCTCGACTATTTCAAGGACCCGAACAACGACTCCGGACGGGTCTACCGCTCGCGGTACATCGGTTCCCTGGTGGCGGATTTCCATCGCAACCTGCTGTATGGAGGCATCTTTCTCTACCCCGCGGATTCAAAAGACCCCAGCCATCCCCATGGCAAGCTGCGCCTGATGTGCGAAGCCAACCCCCTGGCATTGATCGTGGAACAGGCCGGGGGCATGGCCACCGACGGCATCAACCGTATTCTGGAAATTCAGCCGGACAAGCTTCACCAGCGCGTTCCCCTGGTCATTGGTTCCAAACAGGATGTTCTCAAGGTCCGTGAAATCCTCCAGGCCGACTGA
- the tsaD gene encoding tRNA (adenosine(37)-N6)-threonylcarbamoyltransferase complex transferase subunit TsaD, translating into MLCLGIETSCDETALALVRDGRLVDQCLHSQEKLHALFGGVVPELASRSHLTALPALLECLLERTETTLGDIQVVAAARGPGLLGSLLVGLGMAKGLALSLQVPLVGVNHLHAHLLAAGMEQDISFPALGLLVSGGHTQLYRINSPFHFELLGRTLDDAAGEALDKAATMLNLPYPGGRYIDALATGSTPNPTLFPRPYLDNRNLDFSFSGLKTAFSQFIGEHPQLRIPFQADDAKLRGWAEAHPELGTVCASLNWSIAETLRTKVLRALNDGGPYRSLITAGGVAANSMLRALLTETTQGHDLELILPSPGLCTDNAAMIAYTGWLLAEAGWHHDLTVEAVPRGKPIVWDYRRLPDDASAKPVCLDTCRPPN; encoded by the coding sequence ATGCTGTGTCTTGGCATTGAAACGTCCTGTGACGAGACCGCCCTGGCCCTGGTCCGGGACGGCCGCCTGGTGGATCAGTGCCTGCACAGCCAGGAAAAGCTCCATGCCCTGTTCGGCGGTGTTGTTCCGGAATTGGCCTCCCGGAGCCACCTCACGGCCCTGCCTGCACTTCTGGAGTGCCTGCTGGAGCGAACCGAGACGACTCTCGGGGATATCCAGGTCGTTGCCGCGGCCAGAGGTCCCGGCCTTCTTGGCAGCCTGCTGGTAGGCCTGGGCATGGCCAAGGGCTTGGCCCTCTCGCTGCAGGTCCCCCTGGTGGGTGTCAATCATCTCCATGCCCACCTGCTGGCTGCCGGGATGGAACAGGACATTTCCTTTCCAGCCCTGGGACTGCTGGTCTCCGGTGGCCACACCCAGCTGTACCGGATCAACTCCCCCTTCCACTTCGAACTGCTGGGACGCACACTGGACGACGCTGCCGGAGAGGCACTGGATAAAGCCGCAACCATGCTCAACCTGCCCTATCCAGGCGGCCGGTACATCGACGCCCTGGCCACGGGCTCCACGCCGAATCCCACGTTGTTCCCCCGGCCCTACCTGGACAACCGCAACCTGGATTTCAGTTTCAGCGGGTTGAAAACCGCCTTTTCCCAATTTATCGGCGAGCATCCCCAGCTGCGCATTCCCTTCCAGGCCGATGACGCCAAGCTGCGCGGATGGGCCGAGGCCCATCCGGAACTCGGCACGGTTTGCGCTTCACTGAACTGGAGCATCGCGGAAACACTGCGAACAAAAGTCCTGCGGGCCCTGAACGACGGGGGGCCCTATCGCAGCCTGATCACGGCCGGGGGAGTTGCCGCCAACTCCATGCTTCGTGCCTTGCTCACGGAGACAACCCAGGGACACGACCTGGAATTGATCTTGCCGAGCCCCGGCCTGTGCACGGACAATGCGGCAATGATCGCCTACACCGGCTGGCTGTTGGCCGAAGCCGGGTGGCACCATGATCTGACTGTCGAGGCCGTTCCCCGGGGCAAGCCCATTGTCTGGGATTATCGACGCCTGCCGGACGATGCATCGGCCAAGCCAGTCTGCCTTGACACCTGCCGTCCGCCCAACTAA
- the trxA gene encoding thioredoxin: MAHELNDTNFDAEVLQCDLPVLVDFWAPWCGPCRAIAPVIEELSQELTGQVKVAKMNVDESSKTPSRFGIRAIPTLILFKNGEVVEQLTGAVSKSSIKDMIAKKI, encoded by the coding sequence ATGGCACATGAACTCAACGATACAAACTTCGACGCCGAAGTCCTGCAATGCGACCTCCCGGTCCTGGTCGATTTCTGGGCACCCTGGTGCGGCCCTTGTCGTGCCATCGCTCCGGTCATCGAGGAACTCAGCCAGGAACTGACCGGGCAGGTCAAGGTTGCGAAGATGAACGTGGACGAAAGCTCCAAGACTCCTTCTCGCTTCGGCATCCGGGCCATCCCCACCCTGATTCTCTTCAAGAACGGGGAAGTGGTTGAGCAGTTGACCGGTGCTGTTTCCAAAAGCAGCATCAAGGATATGATCGCCAAAAAAATCTAG
- a CDS encoding NAD(P)/FAD-dependent oxidoreductase — translation MQSFDTVIIGGGPAGMTAALYLLRSGASVALVERLAPGGQILTTEWIENYPGHPKGIKGYELADLMADHLKEYPLVTLRNEVRSIEHHGPGRNIVHLDEFPVQAKAVVICSGVAWKRLGLEREEYFVGRGVSYCALCDANFFKGQAVAAVGGGNTALEESLYLAKIVKKVYLIHRRDAFRADKIFQKRVQDTPNIECVMHSVPTELLGETELQGVRVTHLPDGSQRILDIAGLFVFVGSEALTNFVPPALSLSPSRFIPTDQSMATNLPGIYAAGDVRDKHCRQVATAVGDGANAAQSASLFLDSL, via the coding sequence ATGCAATCGTTTGATACAGTCATCATTGGGGGCGGCCCGGCAGGCATGACGGCCGCCCTCTATCTATTGCGTTCCGGTGCTTCCGTGGCCTTGGTGGAACGTTTGGCTCCCGGCGGACAGATCCTGACCACGGAATGGATCGAGAACTACCCTGGCCACCCCAAGGGCATCAAAGGCTACGAGCTGGCGGACCTGATGGCCGACCACCTCAAGGAGTATCCCCTTGTAACCCTGCGCAATGAGGTCCGTTCCATTGAACACCACGGACCAGGGCGCAATATCGTGCATCTGGATGAATTCCCCGTGCAGGCCAAGGCCGTCGTGATCTGCTCCGGCGTGGCCTGGAAGCGGCTCGGGCTGGAGCGGGAGGAGTACTTCGTCGGCCGGGGTGTCTCCTATTGCGCCCTCTGCGACGCAAACTTCTTCAAGGGCCAGGCTGTTGCCGCGGTGGGCGGTGGAAACACGGCATTGGAGGAATCCCTCTACCTCGCCAAAATTGTCAAGAAAGTCTATCTGATCCACCGCCGTGACGCCTTTCGGGCTGACAAGATTTTTCAAAAGCGTGTCCAGGATACCCCGAACATTGAGTGCGTGATGCATTCCGTGCCCACGGAACTCCTGGGCGAAACAGAGCTGCAAGGCGTCCGGGTAACGCACCTCCCCGATGGATCTCAGCGCATTCTGGACATCGCCGGACTGTTCGTCTTCGTCGGCTCTGAAGCCTTGACGAATTTTGTCCCTCCAGCCTTGTCCCTTTCCCCGTCCCGCTTCATTCCCACGGACCAGTCCATGGCCACCAACCTCCCCGGGATCTACGCCGCCGGGGATGTCCGGGACAAACACTGTCGGCAGGTGGCCACGGCCGTCGGGGACGGTGCCAACGCCGCCCAATCCGCATCTCTTTTTCTGGATTCCCTGTGA
- a CDS encoding outer membrane protein assembly factor BamD, which translates to MNKSPIFALLPCLLLTLYLSGCGIIDYYFLTPPEDTAQELAQAGFEAMEAREYRQAVTYFTKLRDRYPFSPFTSAAELALGDAYFLSGQYQAAAQTYLEFESLHPGHEAIPYVLYQIGMSHLRQFRSIDRPIDNLHQALQYFRRLQQTYPQSPQAQEAEQAILETRTRIAEHELFVADFYWRRNQYGPAWRRYQSVVRDFGDIPEIGEYAERQANFAYYHFQRQQAQEDREEREGTWKRLLDWL; encoded by the coding sequence GTGAACAAATCACCCATTTTTGCACTCCTGCCCTGCCTGCTCCTGACGCTGTATCTCTCAGGCTGCGGCATCATAGACTACTATTTTCTCACCCCCCCGGAGGACACGGCCCAGGAACTGGCCCAGGCCGGCTTTGAGGCCATGGAGGCCCGGGAGTATCGCCAGGCCGTGACCTATTTTACCAAGCTCCGGGACCGCTACCCGTTCAGTCCCTTTACCTCCGCGGCGGAATTGGCTCTGGGGGATGCCTACTTTCTTTCAGGACAATACCAGGCCGCGGCCCAGACCTACCTGGAGTTCGAGTCCCTCCATCCGGGCCATGAGGCCATTCCGTACGTCCTCTATCAGATCGGAATGTCCCACTTGCGGCAGTTTCGCTCCATCGACCGGCCCATCGACAACCTGCACCAGGCCTTGCAGTATTTTCGGCGTCTGCAACAAACCTATCCCCAGTCCCCCCAGGCCCAAGAGGCGGAACAGGCCATTTTGGAAACCCGGACCCGGATTGCCGAGCACGAACTGTTTGTGGCGGATTTCTACTGGCGCCGCAACCAATACGGCCCAGCCTGGCGCCGGTACCAGTCCGTTGTCCGCGACTTTGGCGACATTCCGGAAATCGGGGAATACGCCGAACGCCAGGCAAACTTCGCCTACTACCACTTCCAGAGACAGCAGGCCCAGGAAGATCGGGAAGAACGCGAAGGCACCTGGAAGCGGCTGCTGGATTGGCTCTGA
- the fusA gene encoding elongation factor G — MSKAKAIPPLSTPTTSGRAKGDHSRLSLIRNIGIIAHIDAGKTTVTERILYFSGTIHRMGEVHDGNATMDYLPEEQQRGITITSACTTTQWHGYTLNIIDTPGHVDFTIEVERSLRVLDGAVGVFCAVGGVEPQSETVWRQSEKFRVPKLAFINKLDRLGADFAAVLEDMRTKLRVTPLPLQIPVGQGQEFQGVIDLLRMRFLTFLPDDGPSGETTQFWHEAELTPEQAQAAQPWRDQTLERIAEQDDALLEAYLSGTPLDLDAVHAVIRRMTLEGSMVPVLCGAALKNAGIQPLLDAVCAYLPSPQETPPVKGVHPHTHAPVTLTADPAGPFAALIFKITIEAGRRLAYARVYSGTVAEGELVRNVSQNLDERIAHIYQMHAEKKQRQDKAQAGRIVALSGCKTTRTGDTLAALDNPVLLEQIAAYQPVISLALEPKTQADAKKLSEVLQLFLLQDPTLFLNQDEDTDQMILSGMGELHLDVVLERMHREYGVAPRVGNPQVVHQETILRPAEARGVFERDLAKVQHFGAVNLSVSPRKRDVGNTVRWTMDTQGWPDAWIKALEQGVADGLQSGVLKGYPVQDVLVEITNMERRDGESSPIGYQMAAAQALRQALDAAQPVLLEPIMAIELTAPDEFVGDVIGLFNSRGGRVDNMFDRSGAKVITGMAPMRQLFGFSTALRSASQGRAGFTMRFARFDTLG, encoded by the coding sequence ATGAGCAAAGCCAAAGCCATTCCACCATTGTCGACACCCACCACTTCCGGCCGGGCCAAGGGTGACCATTCCCGGTTGTCCCTGATCCGAAACATTGGAATCATCGCCCACATCGACGCCGGCAAGACCACGGTCACCGAACGCATCCTGTATTTCAGCGGAACGATTCATCGCATGGGCGAAGTCCATGACGGCAATGCCACCATGGATTACCTGCCCGAAGAACAGCAGCGGGGCATCACCATTACCTCGGCGTGCACCACCACCCAGTGGCACGGCTACACCCTGAACATCATCGACACGCCGGGGCATGTGGACTTCACCATCGAGGTGGAGCGCAGCCTGCGCGTTCTGGACGGCGCCGTGGGCGTCTTCTGCGCCGTGGGCGGTGTCGAGCCCCAGTCTGAGACGGTCTGGCGGCAGTCGGAGAAATTTCGGGTTCCCAAGCTGGCCTTCATTAACAAATTGGACCGGCTGGGTGCGGACTTTGCGGCAGTGCTCGAGGACATGCGCACCAAACTGCGCGTCACCCCCCTGCCCCTGCAGATCCCCGTGGGCCAGGGCCAGGAATTCCAGGGCGTCATCGACCTGTTGCGGATGCGCTTCTTGACCTTTCTGCCGGACGATGGCCCTTCCGGGGAAACCACGCAGTTCTGGCATGAGGCGGAACTGACCCCTGAACAGGCCCAGGCCGCCCAGCCCTGGCGGGACCAGACCCTGGAACGCATCGCCGAGCAGGACGACGCCCTGCTGGAAGCCTATCTCTCCGGCACCCCGCTGGATTTGGACGCCGTACACGCCGTGATCCGCCGGATGACCCTGGAAGGGAGCATGGTCCCGGTGCTCTGCGGTGCGGCCCTGAAAAACGCCGGCATCCAGCCCCTGCTGGATGCTGTCTGCGCCTACCTGCCCTCACCGCAAGAGACGCCGCCGGTCAAAGGCGTCCATCCCCACACCCACGCCCCTGTCACGCTGACCGCGGATCCGGCCGGTCCATTTGCCGCATTGATCTTCAAGATCACCATTGAGGCCGGCCGCCGTCTGGCCTATGCCCGGGTCTATTCCGGAACCGTGGCCGAGGGGGAGTTGGTGCGCAATGTGTCCCAAAACCTGGATGAACGCATTGCCCATATTTACCAGATGCATGCGGAAAAGAAACAGCGCCAGGACAAGGCCCAGGCCGGGCGAATCGTTGCCTTGTCCGGCTGCAAGACCACACGGACAGGCGATACCCTGGCCGCTCTGGACAACCCGGTGCTTCTGGAACAGATCGCCGCGTACCAACCGGTCATTTCCCTGGCTCTGGAGCCCAAAACCCAGGCTGACGCGAAGAAACTCTCCGAGGTGCTCCAGCTCTTTCTGCTCCAGGATCCAACCCTGTTCCTGAATCAGGATGAGGACACCGACCAAATGATCCTCTCCGGCATGGGGGAGTTGCACCTGGACGTGGTCCTGGAGCGGATGCACCGGGAATACGGCGTTGCGCCACGGGTCGGCAACCCCCAGGTAGTCCACCAGGAGACCATTCTCCGTCCCGCCGAGGCCCGGGGCGTCTTTGAACGAGATTTGGCCAAGGTGCAGCACTTCGGCGCAGTAAACCTCTCTGTCAGTCCCCGCAAACGCGACGTGGGCAACACCGTCCGCTGGACCATGGACACCCAGGGCTGGCCGGATGCCTGGATCAAGGCCCTGGAACAAGGTGTGGCCGACGGCCTGCAAAGCGGCGTGCTCAAGGGCTATCCGGTACAGGACGTGCTGGTGGAGATCACCAACATGGAACGTCGCGACGGGGAATCCTCGCCCATAGGCTACCAGATGGCCGCGGCCCAGGCCCTGAGGCAGGCTCTGGACGCAGCGCAGCCAGTTCTTCTGGAGCCGATCATGGCCATTGAATTGACCGCCCCGGATGAATTTGTCGGCGACGTGATCGGCTTGTTCAACTCCAGAGGCGGGCGGGTGGACAACATGTTCGACCGGTCCGGAGCCAAGGTGATCACCGGCATGGCCCCCATGCGGCAGCTGTTCGGGTTTTCCACGGCCCTGCGTTCCGCCTCCCAGGGCCGGGCCGGCTTTACCATGCGTTTCGCCCGTTTCGACACCCTGGGCTGA
- a CDS encoding DUF2062 domain-containing protein, protein MRGLRHVYMKVLRIKSTPHAIALGMGLGVFIGLLPIIPLQSVVVLTLALALRCSKLTALIGTLVTNPLTIPFFYLTMLKIGRFFLPDGRGRLNPDHWTIGELLQAGWHFYASMLLGGFVLALPSAVAAYFLTLALTTAHQNRRARRMASCAQRQKHHHPASKLSTPSTDSAISGK, encoded by the coding sequence ATGCGGGGGCTCCGCCATGTGTACATGAAGGTATTGCGCATCAAGTCCACCCCCCATGCCATTGCCCTGGGCATGGGCCTGGGGGTTTTCATCGGCCTGCTGCCGATCATCCCCCTGCAGTCCGTCGTTGTCCTGACCCTGGCCCTGGCCCTGCGCTGCAGCAAGCTGACCGCGCTCATCGGCACCTTGGTCACCAATCCCCTGACCATCCCCTTTTTCTACCTGACCATGCTCAAGATTGGCCGTTTTTTTCTTCCCGACGGCCGGGGACGACTCAATCCGGACCACTGGACCATCGGTGAACTGCTGCAGGCCGGATGGCATTTCTACGCCAGCATGCTGCTGGGCGGCTTTGTGCTGGCCCTGCCCAGTGCCGTGGCGGCCTATTTCCTGACCCTGGCCCTGACAACGGCCCACCAGAACCGCCGGGCCCGGAGGATGGCCAGCTGCGCCCAGAGACAAAAGCACCATCATCCCGCGTCAAAACTCTCGACGCCTTCCACCGATTCAGCGATCTCCGGAAAATGA
- the rsmA gene encoding 16S rRNA (adenine(1518)-N(6)/adenine(1519)-N(6))-dimethyltransferase RsmA — protein MIPNAALGAHRPKRSLGQNFLHDQGTARKIAAALEPSSAHHVLEIGPGQGALTRWLRDSGCALHVLEKDGELAARLRECWPDVSVITMDALKFHWRKLHGPWRIIGNLPYNVASPIIWDLVAETPHLERGVFMIQKEVAQRLAASPGSRSYGALSVWVQSHVQVRNLFTVGPQVFHPRPKVDSAVVRFTPLQDQKRLLDPAPLRWLLPLCFQKRRKQLKNILRPFWDDTLSAWFQEQDLRPECRPENLSPRQFQDLARRLFLRRISANTAALPDS, from the coding sequence ATGATCCCCAATGCAGCCCTGGGTGCGCACCGCCCCAAGCGCAGCCTGGGCCAGAATTTTCTCCACGACCAGGGCACGGCCCGGAAAATTGCCGCGGCCCTGGAACCATCATCGGCCCACCACGTGCTGGAAATCGGACCCGGACAGGGAGCGTTGACCCGCTGGCTGCGGGATTCCGGCTGCGCCCTGCACGTCCTGGAAAAGGACGGCGAATTGGCCGCCCGCCTCAGGGAGTGTTGGCCGGATGTCTCGGTGATCACCATGGATGCCCTGAAGTTCCACTGGCGTAAGCTCCATGGCCCCTGGCGGATCATCGGCAACCTGCCCTACAATGTTGCCTCCCCGATCATCTGGGACCTGGTCGCCGAGACCCCGCACCTGGAACGCGGCGTGTTCATGATCCAGAAAGAGGTCGCCCAGCGCCTGGCCGCCTCGCCGGGCTCCCGCAGTTACGGAGCGCTCAGCGTCTGGGTCCAGAGCCATGTTCAGGTCCGCAACCTGTTCACCGTCGGCCCCCAGGTCTTTCACCCCCGGCCCAAGGTGGACTCCGCCGTGGTCCGCTTCACTCCCCTGCAAGACCAAAAACGCCTGCTGGATCCCGCCCCGCTGCGCTGGTTGCTGCCCCTCTGTTTTCAAAAACGCCGCAAGCAACTCAAGAACATCCTCCGACCATTCTGGGACGACACCCTCTCGGCATGGTTTCAGGAGCAGGATTTGCGCCCGGAGTGCCGCCCGGAGAATCTGTCACCGCGCCAGTTCCAGGACTTGGCCCGTCGGCTTTTCCTTCGCCGTATTTCAGCCAACACAGCCGCTCTTCCTGATTCGTGA
- the phnD gene encoding phosphate/phosphite/phosphonate ABC transporter substrate-binding protein, with protein sequence MNTWLRLNGLKMLLAVFLAAMISLPAVGMAQECEHRGMLDPRFCDEDRDLVADPPKDASRFRDPSTLIFTYTPVEDPAVYRDLFQPFMEYLEEATGKRVTYYTVHSNAAQIEAMRSGRLHVGGFSTGPTGFAVNLAGAVPFTVKGFPDGLQGYNLILLVRADSPFQQPSDLKGKRVAHTSPSSNSGNLAPRILLPPHGLVPEEDYEVLFSGKHDQSVMGVLTGDYDAAPVASDVFDRMVRRGTVNAEDFRIIYRSDIFPTSSFAYAHDLHPDLVRRIVGAFHTYRFNEEMQKAFDGADRFYPITYKKDWAVVRQIAEGTGVSYSRSGFEQEFSTQLPQ encoded by the coding sequence ATGAATACTTGGTTGCGTTTAAATGGACTGAAAATGTTGCTGGCCGTGTTTCTGGCGGCAATGATCTCGTTGCCCGCCGTCGGCATGGCCCAGGAATGCGAGCACCGGGGCATGCTGGACCCGAGGTTCTGCGACGAGGATCGGGATCTGGTGGCGGATCCGCCCAAGGATGCAAGCCGCTTCAGGGACCCCAGCACGCTGATCTTCACCTATACCCCGGTGGAGGACCCCGCGGTCTACCGGGATTTGTTCCAGCCCTTCATGGAATATCTGGAGGAGGCCACGGGCAAACGGGTCACCTACTACACGGTGCACTCCAATGCCGCCCAGATTGAGGCCATGCGTTCCGGACGGCTGCACGTCGGCGGCTTTTCCACCGGACCCACCGGCTTTGCCGTGAATCTGGCCGGAGCCGTTCCCTTCACCGTCAAGGGATTTCCCGACGGCCTGCAGGGCTACAACCTGATCCTGCTGGTCCGGGCCGACAGCCCCTTTCAGCAGCCTTCGGACCTGAAGGGCAAGCGCGTCGCCCATACGTCTCCGTCGTCAAACTCCGGCAATCTGGCCCCCCGGATTCTGCTGCCACCCCACGGACTCGTTCCGGAAGAAGATTACGAAGTCCTCTTTTCCGGAAAGCATGACCAGTCGGTCATGGGCGTGCTGACCGGCGATTACGATGCCGCTCCGGTGGCCTCGGACGTTTTCGACCGCATGGTCCGCCGCGGAACGGTCAATGCCGAAGACTTCCGGATCATTTACCGCAGCGATATCTTCCCCACCTCCTCCTTTGCCTATGCCCACGACCTGCACCCGGACCTGGTGCGGCGCATCGTCGGCGCATTCCATACCTACCGGTTCAACGAGGAAATGCAGAAAGCCTTTGACGGCGCGGACCGCTTCTACCCCATCACCTACAAGAAGGACTGGGCCGTGGTTCGGCAGATCGCCGAAGGAACCGGCGTTTCCTACAGCCGTAGCGGCTTTGAACAGGAATTCTCCACGCAACTGCCGCAGTAG